The following proteins are encoded in a genomic region of Vibrio spartinae:
- a CDS encoding S24 family peptidase → MTNHNVLTFAQRLNTICDEQGIPVRGRARYLQENLPYRLSLTGIRKWLIGEAIPETSKLINIAELLGTTVECLLGSRHTQEIKQPEISHHSSSVITANTTPEESTRNFKPLAKHQSRVLPLLTPDQVLKQSIASLPIRSVTKWITVSDDIPAQAFAMQVDGNSMCNPNGFPSIPEGSTVIIEPGHEIQHGKIVVVTDYHSNDYVSVKKLEIDGPHQLLVSLNTIYPPLEFDTDRFRIIGYVKQIMMTL, encoded by the coding sequence ATGACCAATCATAATGTTCTCACTTTTGCACAACGGCTCAACACCATCTGCGATGAACAAGGAATTCCTGTACGGGGGAGAGCCCGCTATCTACAGGAGAACCTCCCCTATCGGCTCTCACTGACCGGAATCAGAAAATGGCTCATCGGTGAAGCCATACCAGAGACGTCAAAATTGATAAATATCGCGGAATTACTAGGGACAACAGTCGAGTGTCTACTCGGGAGCAGGCATACGCAGGAAATTAAACAACCAGAAATAAGCCATCACTCATCGAGTGTCATCACAGCGAATACAACCCCAGAAGAGAGTACTCGGAACTTTAAGCCACTGGCGAAGCATCAATCCAGAGTATTACCGCTGTTGACGCCAGACCAAGTCCTCAAACAATCCATTGCCTCTCTTCCCATCCGTTCCGTAACAAAATGGATAACTGTCAGCGATGATATTCCGGCACAAGCATTCGCCATGCAAGTGGATGGCAACTCAATGTGTAATCCGAACGGTTTTCCAAGTATACCCGAAGGTTCGACCGTGATTATCGAACCCGGTCATGAGATACAACACGGTAAAATAGTCGTCGTGACTGACTATCATTCGAATGATTATGTCTCTGTCAAAAAGCTAGAAATTGACGGACCACATCAACTACTCGTCTCACTCAATACGATCTATCCTCCCCTTGAGTTTGATACCGACCGCTTTCGCATCATCGGCTATGTCAAACAAATTATGATGACACTCTAA
- a CDS encoding CidA/LrgA family protein, producing the protein MIISLLKFVVSLGAIMASLWLGTLIQVWLHLSIPGSVLGMLILFIALASGLLPVSWVKPGASLFIRYMVFLFVPISVGLMTHFDTLIENALPIFASAIGGTIIVLICMGLLLDRMLKK; encoded by the coding sequence ATGATCATTTCACTACTCAAATTTGTGGTTTCTTTGGGAGCAATCATGGCTTCCCTGTGGCTTGGTACACTCATTCAGGTTTGGTTACATCTTTCGATTCCCGGGAGTGTTCTGGGGATGCTGATTCTATTTATTGCGCTAGCCAGCGGCCTGTTACCCGTCTCGTGGGTAAAACCGGGGGCATCACTATTTATTCGCTATATGGTTTTTCTCTTTGTACCGATCAGTGTCGGCTTGATGACCCATTTCGATACTCTGATTGAGAATGCACTCCCCATATTTGCCAGTGCAATCGGTGGAACAATCATTGTGTTGATCTGTATGGGTTTATTACTCGATCGTATGCTGAAAAAATAA
- the sbcB gene encoding exodeoxyribonuclease I, whose protein sequence is MKNNEQPTFFFFDYETWGVHPAKDRPCQFAGVRTDMDFNIIGEPLVIFCQLPVDYLPAPEAALITGITPQQANSKGLSEPEFIQRIHQELSHPNTTCLGYNNIRFDDEVTRYTCYRNFIDPYAWSWQNGNSRWDLLDVARACHALRPEGVVWPQNEDGNTSFKLEHLSVANGIEHTNAHDAMADVYATIELAKVIKNAQPKLFDYFYSMRHKRKLNALIDIVSMTPLMHVSGMLGSHCQYTSWVVPLAWHPHNKNAVIMVDLAKDPQPLFDLNADEIKERLYTKHEDLQDDELPIPVKLVHLNKCPILAPAKTLTAENAHTIGIDRDKCLHHLSLMKQAQDIREKLVQVFGEEKDYPTNTDVDTMLYHNFFNPADKAAMEIIRQTSPEALRDLSISFQDSRITPLLFRYRARNYPETLTMHEQKQWQSHCQDYFSQHMDDYILRLENLAHEHEQDSHKMQILKSIYQYVLNLTS, encoded by the coding sequence ATGAAAAACAACGAACAACCAACATTCTTCTTTTTCGATTATGAAACTTGGGGAGTCCATCCCGCAAAAGATCGTCCCTGTCAGTTTGCCGGGGTCAGAACGGATATGGACTTCAATATCATTGGCGAACCGCTGGTCATCTTCTGTCAACTACCGGTCGATTATCTGCCTGCACCGGAAGCTGCACTCATCACCGGTATCACCCCACAACAGGCCAATAGCAAAGGTTTATCAGAGCCAGAATTTATTCAGCGTATCCATCAGGAATTGTCCCATCCCAATACAACCTGTCTGGGTTATAACAATATCCGTTTTGACGATGAAGTGACTCGTTATACCTGTTATCGCAATTTTATTGATCCTTATGCATGGAGCTGGCAAAACGGCAATTCGCGTTGGGATCTGCTGGACGTTGCTCGCGCCTGTCATGCATTACGTCCGGAAGGCGTTGTATGGCCTCAGAATGAAGATGGCAATACCAGCTTTAAACTCGAACATCTTTCCGTTGCAAATGGTATCGAGCATACAAATGCCCATGATGCGATGGCCGACGTGTATGCAACCATCGAATTGGCAAAAGTCATCAAAAATGCGCAACCGAAATTATTCGATTATTTCTATTCCATGCGCCATAAACGCAAACTGAATGCGTTAATCGATATTGTCAGTATGACGCCATTAATGCATGTGTCCGGTATGCTCGGCAGCCACTGCCAATATACCAGTTGGGTTGTGCCACTTGCTTGGCATCCGCATAATAAAAATGCGGTCATCATGGTTGATTTGGCGAAGGATCCCCAGCCACTCTTTGATCTCAATGCTGATGAAATCAAAGAGCGTCTCTATACCAAACATGAAGACTTACAAGATGATGAGTTACCGATCCCGGTTAAGCTGGTTCATCTCAATAAATGCCCGATCCTCGCTCCTGCCAAGACGCTAACGGCAGAAAATGCACATACCATCGGGATCGATAGAGACAAATGTTTACATCATTTATCTCTTATGAAGCAAGCTCAGGATATCAGAGAGAAGCTGGTCCAAGTATTTGGTGAAGAGAAAGACTACCCAACGAATACTGACGTCGATACGATGTTATACCACAACTTTTTCAATCCCGCGGACAAGGCTGCGATGGAGATTATCCGACAGACATCGCCTGAAGCTTTACGGGATTTATCGATCTCTTTCCAGGACTCACGGATCACCCCCTTATTGTTCCGTTATCGAGCCAGAAACTATCCTGAAACACTCACCATGCATGAACAGAAACAGTGGCAATCCCACTGTCAGGATTACTTCTCCCAACATATGGATGATTATATTCTTCGTCTGGAAAATCTGGCTCATGAACATGAGCAGGATTCCCACAAGATGCAGATCCTAAAATCAATCTACCAATATGTGCTGAACCTGACATCATAA
- a CDS encoding phage baseplate assembly protein V: MRQAIEGLVREMLTPYLERIETLSHELEDLRRRNRSLIRLGQVAAIHENGYLIKVKHGDLTTPFIRWFASSAGETRDYRCPSIGEQTLVLNYGAGDNGSQTVALTGLFSDNFPSPSGDPNEILRVYPDGSRINYHAQNHVLTVDIKGDVHINVDKSAHIVAGDVATVDAKSIALNGGSPCVTTAHICHFTGNPHGDGSSTVTAGK, encoded by the coding sequence ATGCGTCAGGCAATTGAGGGGCTTGTCCGAGAAATGCTGACCCCATATTTAGAACGAATCGAAACACTTTCCCATGAACTTGAAGATTTGCGACGCCGGAACCGAAGTCTGATTCGATTAGGACAGGTTGCTGCAATCCATGAAAACGGCTATTTGATCAAAGTGAAGCATGGTGACTTAACGACACCATTTATTCGGTGGTTTGCCTCTTCTGCAGGTGAAACCAGAGACTATCGCTGTCCATCGATTGGTGAACAGACTTTGGTACTGAACTATGGGGCCGGTGATAACGGCAGTCAGACGGTGGCTTTAACGGGATTATTTAGTGACAACTTTCCTTCTCCGAGCGGCGATCCCAATGAAATTTTACGGGTTTATCCTGATGGCAGCCGTATCAACTATCACGCACAGAATCACGTGCTGACCGTCGATATCAAAGGTGATGTCCATATTAATGTTGACAAGAGTGCTCATATCGTTGCTGGTGATGTGGCAACCGTGGATGCCAAAAGTATCGCTTTGAACGGTGGATCGCCTTGTGTCACGACAGCACACATTTGTCATTTTACCGGCAATCCACATGGCGATGGATCTAGCACAGTTACAGCGGGGAAATAA